One window of the Cryptomeria japonica chromosome 7, Sugi_1.0, whole genome shotgun sequence genome contains the following:
- the LOC131060487 gene encoding receptor-like protein 18, producing MVQFPFLDLSVAEVDDFGIEFYGEMHSPRLVWAEKLQKLKYLSLSGVVLNMTGNQLEASLSHLYNLQQLHLLGCMLSGHIPNAIQNLSFLTHLHLGYNYFEGPVPLWLGNLTTLVSLWFNECPLLSGLFPLSLSRLPTLKEFTLGGENLISGNLSQILCGEWSQLNVLFLSGSNMKGSMPPCIANISSLIYLNLRDMKNMEGPIPSSIGNLSILQTLFLSNNSLNGEIPPSLGKIQSLTELYLSSNFLTGNIPSELGNLSSLVGLELSSNFLSGNIPFQLGELSSLDILGLSDNQLNGSIPISFGSLPSITSIYLSLNNLRGNIFLNVFENLTRLDSLDLSYNELTVIIKPDWVPTIYFELLYLASCNIGGIVPPFLSTQYRLFVLDLSNNSLFGNIPDWLGMLPSLGSLNLSYNNLQGHVPSNLMKKYLQNVDLHSNMLQGALPFSSVPTSNMELLDLSQNRFTGFISMDIGNLLPAIRFLSFSANDLSGDIPSSVGLLQYLEVLDLSNNKLFGKIPSSITNCSSLTTLNLANTGLMGEIPYHMGMLSELSSLHLDGNMLKGNLPSSLKNCSSLQILDLANNLFSRNIPSWLGQFSELMILVLRLNKFEGHIPHQLSNLSSLHVLDISHNGLIGYIPPQLAALKSMRNSTAGSSHDNDGSSYYYKEEIQVFNKGLEMVYVSSVMLFITCIDLSVNNLTGDIPSVIGNLKSLHTLNLSDNGLTGEIPRSFGLLTELESLDLSNNKLHGRIPNEMLQVSYLSFFIVSNNRLCGKIPEGRQFNTFNSTYFSGNRDLCGFPVNNKSCRCGERSNPSIPTPLLKKEDDEGEGIPWHWYVERMASVSIGFWGVFGILATKRNWRRRFIHVLDEMAISLLSRLTNR from the coding sequence ATGGTTCAATTCCCATTTTTGGACCTATCTGTTGCAGAGGTGGATGATTTTGGAATTGAGTTTTATGGGGAAATGCACAGCCCTAGGTTAGTGTGGGCAGAAAAACTGCAAAAATTAAAATACTTGTCTCTTAGTGGAGTGGTGCTGAATATGACAGGAAATCAATTGGAAGCATCCCTTTCTCATCTCTACAATCTCCAACAACTCCACCTTTTAGGATGCATGCTTTCAGGACACATTCCCAATGCTATTCAAAACCTCTCATTCCTCACCCACCTCCACTTGGGTTACAATTACTTTGAAGGGCCGGTACCTTTGTGGTTAGGAAATTTGACTACTTTGGTTTCTCTTTGGTTTAATGAGTGTCCATTATTAAGTGGTTTGTTTCCCTTGAGTCTCTCTCGTCTGCCTACTCTAAAAGAGTTTACATTAGGGGGAGAAAACTTAATTAGTGGAAACCTAAGTCAAATATTATGTGGGGAATGGTCTCAACTCAATGTCCTTTTTCTTTCAGGGTCTAATATGAAAGGAAGTATGCCACCTTGTATTGCAAATATTTCTTCTCTCATTTATCTTAATTTGAGAGATATGAAAAATATGGAAGGCCCAATTCCTTCTTCTATTGGTAATCTCTCTATCTTGCAAACCTTATTTCTTTCTAACAATTCGTTGAATGGAGAGATTCCACCATCACTTGGTAAAATTCAATCTTTGACTGAATTATATCTCTCTTCCAATTTTTTAACTGGAAATATACCTTCTGAGTTGGGCAATCTTTCCTCTTTGGTGGGCTTAGAGCTCTCCTCAAATTTCTTGAGTGGTAATATACCCTTCCAGCTAGGGGAACTATCATCTCTAGATATTCTTGGGCTTAGTGACAATCAACTAAATGGTAGCATTCCTATTTCATTTGGAAGTCTTCCTAGTATTACAAGTATTTATCTATCTTTAAACAATCTTCGAGGAAAtatttttctcaatgtttttgaaaatttgacTAGGCTTGATTCACTTGATCTATCCTACAATGAGTTGACTGTCATCATCAAACCAGATTGGGTGCCCACAATTTACTTTGAGCTTCTATACTTAGCTTCATGTAATATTGGGGGTATTGTTCCACCATTCCTTTCCACACAGTATAGATTGTTTGTGTTGGATCTCTCCAATAATAGTCTATTTGGAAATATTCCAGATTGGTTAGGGATGCTTCCTTCTTTGGGAAGTCTTAACTTGTCATACAATAACTTGCAAGGTCATGTTCCCTCCAACTTGATGAAAAAATATCTTCAGAATGTGGACTTACATAGTAATATGTTACAAGgtgctcttcctttttcttcagtACCAACATCAAACATGGAACTATTGGACTTGTCTCAGAATAGATTCACAGGATTTATTTCAATGGATATTGGCAATCTTCTACCAGCAATTCGGTTTTTGTCATTTTCAGCAAATGATCTAAGTGGTGATATACCTTCTTCAGTTGGTCTTCTGCAATATTTGGAGGTTTTAGATCTCTCAAACAACAAATTGTTTGGTAAAATACCATCGAGCATAACTAATTGCTCTAGTTTAACAACATTAAACCTAGCAAATACTGGTTTAATGGGAGAGATACCATATCATATGGGAATGTTAAGTGAACTTAGTTCACTTCATCTTGATGGCAATATGTTGAAGGGAAACTTGCCATCAAGCCTTAAAAATTGTTCTAGCTTGCAAATTTTAGATTTGGCTAACAATCTCTTTTCTAGGAACATACCATCTTGGTTAGGCCAGTTCTCTGAATTGATGATACTTGTTTTGAGGTTAAATAAATTTGAAGGGCACATCCCACATCAATTGAGCAATTTGTCAAGCCTCCATGTTTTAGACATTTCACATAATGGTTTGATTGGTTATATCCCACCACAATTAGCAGCATTGAAAAGTATGAGGAATTCTACAGCGGGAAGCTCACATGACAATGATGGTAGCTCCTATtattacaaagaagagatacaagtGTTCAATAAGGGATTAGAAATGGTGTATGTCAGTTCAGTGATGCTATTTATAACCTGCATTGATCTATCTGTAAATAATCTAACAGGTGATATTCCTTCAGTAATTGGGAATCTTAAAAGTCTCCACACATTGAACTTATCAGATAATGGTCTTACAGGAGAGATTCCAAGAAGCTTTGGATTACTTACAGAGTTAGAGTCACTTGATCTCTCAAACAATAAACTGCATGGAAGGATTCCAAATGAAATGCTACAAGTTTCCTATCTGAGTTTTTTCATTGTATCTAACAATAGGCTTTGTGGAAAAATACCAGAAGGAAGACAATTTAATACATTCAATTCTACTTATTTCAGTGGGAATCGTGATCTTTGTGGATTCCCAGTTAACAATAAATCATGTAGATGTGGAGAGAGGTCAAATCCTAGCATACCAACTCCTCTTcttaagaaagaagatgatgaaggagaagGAATTCCATGGCATTGGTATGTAGAGCGGATGGCAAGTGTTTCTATTGGATTTTGGGGAGTGTTTGGAATCTTGGCTACAAAAAGGAATTGGAGGAGAAGATTCATTCATGTATTAGATGAGATGGCAATTAGTTTATTGAGTAGATTGACAAATAGATAA